The following coding sequences lie in one Burkholderia cepacia genomic window:
- a CDS encoding DUF4126 domain-containing protein, giving the protein MIEAISLGAGLAWASGLRLYLTVLIAGVLARVGWLHLPDTLAVLMSPWVIGAAAVLTLTEFLADKIPAFDSLWDAVHTFIRIPAGAVLAAGALGHADPTVLAVAGLAGGSLAGAAHVAKAGTRALINLSPEPISNWVASSTEDGLVVGGLVLAFFVPLAFLVLLAAFIAASAWALPRLWRGVSGGFRGMANHMVSRLNSIGGKRD; this is encoded by the coding sequence ATGATCGAAGCCATTTCGCTCGGCGCGGGGCTCGCGTGGGCGAGCGGGCTGCGCCTGTACCTGACGGTGCTGATCGCCGGCGTGCTGGCGCGGGTCGGCTGGCTCCATCTGCCCGATACGCTGGCTGTCCTGATGTCGCCGTGGGTCATCGGCGCGGCGGCCGTGCTCACCCTCACCGAATTCCTGGCCGACAAGATCCCCGCGTTCGACTCGCTGTGGGATGCCGTGCATACCTTCATCCGCATCCCCGCCGGCGCCGTACTGGCAGCCGGTGCGCTCGGCCATGCCGATCCGACCGTGCTCGCGGTCGCGGGGCTCGCCGGCGGCTCGCTGGCCGGTGCCGCGCACGTCGCGAAGGCCGGTACGCGCGCACTGATCAACCTCTCTCCCGAACCGATTTCGAACTGGGTCGCATCGTCGACCGAGGACGGCCTCGTCGTCGGCGGGCTCGTGCTGGCGTTCTTCGTTCCGCTCGCGTTCCTCGTGCTGCTCGCCGCGTTCATCGCGGCGTCGGCGTGGGCGCTGCCGCGCCTGTGGCGCGGCGTGTCGGGCGGCTTTCGCGGGATGGCGAACCACATGGTGTCGCGGCTCAATTCGATCGGGGGCAAGCGCGATTGA
- the sugE gene encoding quaternary ammonium compound efflux SMR transporter SugE: MAWVWLLIAGLLEVAWAAGLKSSDGFTKLGPSVFTIVTALASFGLLAVAMRQLPLGTAYAVWTGIGAIGAFVFGIVMMGEALTAARVASAALIVAGLIGLKLSSAA, from the coding sequence ATGGCGTGGGTATGGTTGTTGATTGCCGGTTTGCTGGAAGTGGCCTGGGCGGCCGGCCTGAAATCGTCGGACGGCTTCACGAAGCTCGGTCCGTCGGTGTTTACGATCGTGACGGCGCTGGCCAGCTTCGGGCTGCTCGCGGTCGCGATGCGCCAGTTGCCGCTCGGTACCGCATACGCGGTGTGGACGGGCATCGGCGCGATCGGCGCGTTCGTGTTCGGCATCGTGATGATGGGCGAGGCGCTGACTGCCGCGCGCGTCGCGAGCGCCGCGCTGATCGTCGCGGGGCTGATCGGCCTCAAGCTGTCGTCGGCCGCCTGA
- a CDS encoding putative hemolysin encodes MSVRLVVICALALAAPGAFAQPLPPGQQPPAQAAMANPASVNCEKLGGRHVVRSLPRGQVGMCMFKDGRVCEEWALYRDDRCVGGVAPKRVSN; translated from the coding sequence ATGTCCGTCCGTCTGGTCGTCATCTGTGCGCTGGCGCTCGCTGCGCCCGGCGCGTTCGCCCAACCGCTGCCGCCCGGGCAGCAGCCGCCCGCCCAGGCGGCGATGGCCAATCCCGCGTCGGTCAACTGCGAGAAGCTCGGCGGTCGCCACGTGGTCCGCAGCCTGCCGCGCGGGCAGGTCGGGATGTGCATGTTCAAGGATGGCCGCGTGTGCGAGGAGTGGGCGCTGTACCGCGACGACCGCTGCGTCGGCGGCGTCGCACCCAAGCGCGTGTCGAACTGA
- the kdpE gene encoding two-component system response regulator KdpE produces the protein MSEPSLTVVLIEDEKQIRRFVRAALEEEDIAVFEAETGKQGLIDAATRKPDLVIVDLGLPDTDGLDVIRELRGWSEVPVIVLSARTQEEEKVAALDAGADDYLTKPFGVSELRARIRAQLRRRNQGGANESPKVTFGTVTVDLALRQVWRDGEIVHLTPLEYRLLATLVRHAGRVLTHRQLLRDVWGPSHVESHHYLRIYMAHLRQKLELDPAQPEYIVTETGVGYRLVGAA, from the coding sequence ATGAGTGAACCCAGCCTGACCGTCGTCCTGATCGAGGACGAAAAGCAGATCCGCCGTTTCGTGCGCGCCGCGCTCGAAGAGGAGGACATCGCGGTGTTCGAGGCCGAGACGGGCAAGCAGGGGCTGATCGACGCGGCGACGCGCAAGCCCGACCTCGTGATCGTCGACCTCGGCCTGCCCGACACCGACGGCCTCGACGTGATCCGCGAGTTGCGCGGCTGGTCCGAGGTGCCGGTGATCGTGCTGTCCGCGCGTACGCAGGAAGAGGAGAAGGTCGCCGCGCTCGACGCGGGCGCCGACGACTACCTGACCAAGCCGTTCGGCGTGTCCGAACTGCGCGCGCGGATTCGCGCGCAACTGCGCCGGCGCAACCAGGGCGGCGCGAACGAATCGCCGAAGGTGACCTTCGGCACCGTGACCGTCGATCTCGCGCTGCGCCAGGTGTGGCGCGACGGCGAGATCGTGCACCTGACGCCGCTCGAATACCGGCTGCTCGCGACGCTCGTGCGGCACGCGGGGCGCGTGCTTACGCATCGCCAGCTGCTGCGTGACGTGTGGGGGCCGTCGCACGTCGAAAGCCATCACTACCTGCGCATCTACATGGCGCACCTGCGGCAGAAGCTCGAACTCGACCCCGCGCAGCCCGAGTACATCGTCACCGAGACGGGCGTCGGTTACCGGCTCGTCGGCGCCGCGTGA